A part of Amycolatopsis lurida genomic DNA contains:
- a CDS encoding TetR/AcrR family transcriptional regulator, with product MVVWERPEPPSRPALAPLSRELIVRAAIRLADADGLDAVSLRKVATALDVGPMRLYGYIESKEELLDLMVDAAHAEIRPAGEGWREALRSLADAMRQAVHRHEWLADLLGGRPQLGPHALATSEAVLAALGDVGIDSAIPVVSAVNAYTIGAVRREIAERRAERATGMDEKRWQATLGPYLTRTFATGKLPALATVVRDAVHLDADETFRIGLDFLIDGIGARVSAP from the coding sequence GCCGGGAGCTGATCGTGCGGGCGGCGATCCGGCTGGCGGACGCAGACGGCTTGGACGCGGTGTCGCTGCGCAAGGTCGCCACCGCGCTGGACGTCGGTCCGATGCGGCTGTACGGCTACATCGAAAGCAAGGAGGAGCTGCTCGACCTGATGGTCGACGCCGCCCACGCCGAGATCCGGCCCGCCGGGGAGGGCTGGCGGGAGGCGCTCCGATCACTCGCCGACGCCATGCGGCAGGCGGTTCACCGGCACGAATGGCTCGCCGACCTGCTCGGCGGCAGGCCCCAGCTCGGCCCGCACGCGCTGGCGACCTCGGAGGCCGTGCTGGCGGCGCTGGGTGACGTCGGCATCGACTCCGCGATACCCGTGGTCTCGGCGGTCAACGCGTACACGATCGGCGCGGTGCGCCGGGAGATCGCCGAGCGTCGGGCGGAACGGGCCACCGGAATGGACGAAAAACGCTGGCAGGCAACGCTCGGGCCCTATCTGACCCGGACCTTCGCCACCGGCAAGCTGCCCGCGCTGGCCACGGTGGTGCGCGACGCGGTCCACCTGGACGCCGACGAGACCTTCCGGATCGGCCTCGACTTCCTTATCGACGGCATCGGAGCCCGCGTGTCAGCGCCGTGA
- a CDS encoding helix-turn-helix transcriptional regulator has protein sequence MTRPIARVLALLEILQSGGTRTVAELAGRLDVDERTVRRYAEHLVDLDIPVRSVRGRYGGYRLAPGYRMPPLMLTDEEALAVLLGLVAGRRAGLITTSVAAVESAVAKVRRVLPEPLGRRLNALLETADFTAPARKALSAEAEVLLTLAEAARDRHPVGIAYLAGHGGASERVVHPYGVVAHSGRWYLTGFDSAGGEVRTFRVDRIKSAKPRPGTFEAPGDFEPTERLLTALAETPYRHDVSVRIQASPEEIRAVFPPSVAILEPDGDQVRARIRAERLDWIPARLAALDRPFVIERPAELRGLVSALAARLAERAR, from the coding sequence GTGACCAGGCCCATCGCCCGTGTGCTCGCGCTGCTGGAGATCCTGCAGAGCGGCGGGACGCGCACCGTCGCGGAGCTCGCGGGACGGCTCGACGTGGACGAACGCACCGTCCGCCGCTATGCCGAACACCTCGTCGACCTGGACATCCCGGTCCGCTCGGTGCGCGGCCGGTACGGCGGCTACCGGCTGGCCCCCGGCTACCGGATGCCGCCGCTGATGCTCACCGACGAGGAGGCGCTGGCCGTCCTGCTCGGCCTGGTCGCGGGGCGGCGTGCCGGGCTGATCACCACGTCGGTCGCGGCCGTCGAGAGCGCCGTCGCGAAGGTCCGCCGGGTACTTCCCGAACCTCTGGGCAGGCGGCTGAACGCGCTGCTGGAGACCGCCGATTTCACCGCACCGGCCAGGAAAGCCCTGTCGGCCGAGGCCGAAGTGCTGCTCACCCTCGCGGAGGCGGCCCGTGACCGGCATCCGGTCGGGATCGCGTACCTCGCCGGACACGGCGGCGCCAGCGAACGCGTCGTCCATCCGTATGGCGTCGTGGCGCATTCCGGCCGCTGGTACTTGACCGGATTCGACTCGGCCGGCGGCGAGGTGCGCACCTTTCGCGTAGACCGGATCAAGTCGGCGAAGCCGCGGCCTGGGACCTTCGAGGCCCCCGGCGACTTCGAACCGACCGAGCGGCTGCTGACCGCGTTGGCCGAGACGCCGTACCGGCACGACGTCTCCGTGCGGATCCAGGCGTCGCCCGAGGAGATCCGTGCCGTCTTCCCGCCGTCCGTGGCGATCCTCGAGCCGGACGGCGACCAGGTCCGCGCCCGGATCCGGGCCGAACGGCTCGACTGGATCCCGGCGCGGCTCGCCGCACTCGACCGGCCGTTCGTCATCGAACGGCCGGCCGAACTCCGCGGTTTGGTCAGCGCGCTGGCGGCCCGGCTGGCCGAGCGGGCGCGCTGA
- a CDS encoding dioxygenase, translating to MTPVLYLSHGAPPLADDATWTRQLAGWSADLEKPKAILVVSAHWEEAPLTLGATTTVPLVYDFWGFPDRYYQVEYAAPGAPELADKVRKLLRSTRTPVHDAPDRGLDHGAYVPLVEMYPDADIPVLQVSMPSLDPRELFDLGRKLAPLRDEGVLIIGSGFFTHNLSALGQTDGTDGAPPSWSSEFDHWGAETLREGDLDALLDFQHKAPAAALAHPRIEHFAPLFVSLGAASSEGKGETVIDGYWHGLAKRSLQFD from the coding sequence ATGACGCCGGTGCTCTACCTCAGCCACGGCGCGCCGCCGCTCGCCGACGACGCCACCTGGACTCGCCAGCTCGCCGGCTGGTCGGCGGACCTCGAGAAACCGAAAGCGATCCTCGTCGTCTCGGCACACTGGGAAGAGGCACCGCTGACCCTCGGCGCCACCACCACAGTGCCGCTGGTCTACGACTTCTGGGGGTTCCCGGATCGCTACTACCAGGTGGAATACGCCGCGCCCGGCGCTCCCGAACTGGCGGACAAGGTGCGGAAGCTCCTGCGCTCGACCCGGACGCCGGTGCACGACGCGCCCGATCGCGGCCTCGACCACGGCGCGTACGTCCCGCTCGTGGAGATGTACCCGGACGCCGACATCCCGGTGCTGCAGGTGTCCATGCCGTCGCTGGACCCGCGGGAGCTGTTCGACCTCGGCCGGAAGCTCGCGCCGCTGCGCGACGAAGGCGTGCTGATCATCGGCAGCGGCTTCTTCACCCACAACCTGAGCGCACTGGGCCAGACCGACGGCACCGACGGGGCGCCACCGTCGTGGTCGAGCGAATTCGACCACTGGGGTGCGGAAACCCTGCGTGAAGGCGACCTCGATGCGTTGCTGGACTTCCAGCACAAGGCACCCGCCGCGGCCCTCGCGCACCCCAGGATCGAACACTTCGCGCCGCTGTTCGTCTCGCTCGGCGCAGCCTCTTCGGAGGGCAAAGGGGAGACCGTGATCGACGGCTACTGGCACGGCCTCGCCAAGCGTTCCCTCCAGTTCGACTAG
- a CDS encoding MarR family winged helix-turn-helix transcriptional regulator, with translation MTDAVADVERAMIAIRRSQARRSLSKLARDRAETMPDQAIQGLLDAVEAAGESGESGTVTSLAAALAIDQPRASRLVARAVEDGFLRREADQRDGRRAVLVLTETGRAEVARMHEFRRSVFAEAMADWTDDDRREFARLLTAFVRNYGALGVK, from the coding sequence ATGACGGACGCCGTGGCCGACGTGGAACGCGCGATGATCGCCATCCGGCGGAGCCAGGCGAGGCGATCGCTGTCGAAACTCGCCCGCGACCGCGCCGAGACCATGCCGGACCAGGCGATTCAGGGACTTCTCGACGCCGTCGAGGCGGCCGGGGAGAGCGGCGAATCCGGGACCGTCACCAGTCTCGCCGCCGCGCTGGCCATCGACCAGCCGCGAGCGAGCCGTCTCGTCGCCCGCGCGGTCGAGGACGGTTTTCTCCGGCGCGAAGCCGATCAGCGCGACGGCCGCCGCGCCGTCCTCGTGCTCACCGAGACCGGCCGCGCCGAAGTGGCGCGCATGCACGAATTCCGCCGCTCGGTGTTCGCCGAGGCGATGGCGGACTGGACGGACGACGACCGCCGCGAGTTCGCCCGGCTGCTGACCGCGTTCGTCCGGAACTACGGGGCACTCGGCGTGAAGTAG
- a CDS encoding MFS transporter — protein MTNTVETVGGPTRRVRQARLATAAVFAVHGAVTGSFATRIPWIQEHAGISAGQLGLALAFPAIGASLTMPLAARIGHRLGSRLGLRLLLAYWTLALILPALAGNLFTLCLALFVMGTAAGTSDVLMNALGVDVEERMGKSVMSGLHGMWTTGALVGSAAGTLAAHAGLDARIHFAIASAVLTVAGALICQGVFDVRSAPDENPPPRFALPPKSAVIIGAVAFCAVFAEGASLDWSAVYLRDVLGTSPGIAAASTTAFTCTMAVARLSGDALVRRFGSVNTVRAGGAFATLGGLLVVFAVHPVMAMAGFALIGLGVSVVVPLAFAAAGRSGPTPSQSIAGVATITYSSGLVAPSLIGGIADLTSLTMSFAVVTLLALGLVAGAGVLRTR, from the coding sequence GTGACCAACACAGTGGAAACCGTCGGCGGGCCGACGCGGCGGGTGCGGCAGGCGCGGCTCGCCACGGCCGCCGTCTTCGCCGTGCACGGCGCGGTGACCGGCAGTTTCGCCACCCGGATCCCGTGGATCCAGGAGCACGCGGGGATCAGCGCGGGCCAGCTCGGCCTCGCGCTCGCCTTCCCCGCCATCGGTGCTTCGCTCACCATGCCGCTCGCCGCGCGGATCGGGCACCGGCTCGGCAGCAGGCTCGGGCTCCGGCTGCTGCTCGCGTACTGGACGCTGGCGCTGATCCTCCCGGCCCTTGCGGGGAACCTCTTCACCCTGTGCCTCGCGTTGTTCGTCATGGGCACCGCGGCGGGTACCTCCGACGTGTTGATGAACGCCCTCGGCGTCGACGTCGAGGAGAGGATGGGCAAGTCGGTCATGTCGGGGCTGCACGGCATGTGGACCACCGGTGCGCTCGTCGGCTCCGCCGCGGGCACGCTCGCCGCACATGCCGGGCTGGACGCCCGGATCCACTTCGCGATCGCGTCGGCCGTGCTCACCGTCGCCGGCGCGCTCATCTGTCAGGGCGTCTTCGACGTCCGCAGCGCACCGGACGAGAACCCGCCGCCGAGGTTCGCGTTGCCGCCGAAATCGGCCGTGATCATCGGCGCGGTGGCGTTCTGCGCCGTCTTCGCCGAAGGGGCGAGCCTCGACTGGTCCGCCGTCTACCTGCGTGACGTCCTCGGCACCTCGCCGGGGATCGCCGCGGCCTCGACCACCGCGTTCACCTGCACGATGGCGGTCGCCCGCCTCTCGGGCGACGCGCTGGTGCGGCGCTTCGGCTCGGTCAACACCGTCCGCGCGGGTGGCGCCTTCGCGACACTGGGCGGGTTGCTGGTCGTCTTCGCCGTCCATCCGGTGATGGCGATGGCCGGTTTCGCCCTGATCGGGCTCGGCGTCTCCGTCGTCGTGCCTCTCGCTTTCGCGGCGGCCGGACGCAGCGGGCCGACGCCGAGCCAGTCGATCGCGGGCGTCGCGACCATCACCTATTCGTCGGGTCTCGTGGCGCCGTCGCTGATCGGCGGGATCGCCGACCTGACGTCGCTGACGATGTCGTTCGCGGTGGTCACGCTGCTGGCGCTCGGCCTGGTGGCGGGCGCCGGCGTCCTTCGAACCCGCTAG
- a CDS encoding serine hydrolase domain-containing protein, with protein sequence MTKTLKAFRRIGLTALAAALLTGVAVPTASAGQDRPELRQIAQEFIDAGFGGMQLRVRDERGEWTGSAGVRELGSTAKPPTNGHFRVGSTSKNFTATLVLQLVAEGRIGLDTPVAGFLPELGLDSRITVRMLLQHTSGLFNHTGQYHPDGTVTPGIPWAGKEWVDKRFHTYRPEELVRLAVSKPPVFEPGAGWSYSNTNTVVARLLVEKLSGRPFADELDRRILRPLKLRDTLSPGAWAGMPKPYAHAYYRYEDAGQWKTIDVTHQNPSWISSAGDMISTTKDLQTYFSALQSGKLLPARLMAEMRETHPGSESLYGFYGLGQFTQDLGPGCGVVLNHNGGLNGYGSLMYSSPDGSKTLTASITSGDSAKDPLPSFPGALDKLVRTVFCGK encoded by the coding sequence ATGACCAAGACACTGAAGGCCTTCCGCCGCATCGGCCTCACCGCGCTGGCCGCCGCACTGCTGACGGGCGTCGCCGTGCCGACGGCCTCCGCCGGGCAGGACCGTCCGGAACTGCGGCAGATCGCCCAGGAATTCATCGACGCCGGGTTCGGCGGGATGCAGCTACGCGTCCGCGACGAGCGCGGCGAATGGACCGGCAGCGCCGGAGTGCGCGAGCTGGGCAGCACCGCGAAGCCGCCGACCAACGGCCACTTCCGCGTCGGCAGCACGTCGAAGAACTTCACCGCGACCCTGGTGCTGCAGCTGGTGGCCGAAGGCAGGATCGGGCTCGACACCCCGGTCGCCGGTTTCCTTCCCGAGCTCGGGCTGGACTCGCGGATCACCGTGCGGATGCTGCTGCAGCACACCAGCGGGCTGTTCAACCACACCGGCCAGTACCACCCGGACGGCACGGTCACGCCGGGAATCCCGTGGGCGGGCAAGGAATGGGTGGACAAGCGGTTCCACACCTACCGGCCCGAGGAACTGGTCCGGCTGGCGGTGTCCAAGCCCCCGGTCTTCGAGCCGGGCGCGGGCTGGAGCTACTCCAACACCAACACCGTGGTCGCCAGGCTGCTGGTGGAGAAGCTCTCCGGCCGCCCCTTCGCCGACGAGCTGGACCGGCGGATCCTGCGGCCGCTCAAGCTGCGTGACACCTTGTCGCCGGGCGCGTGGGCGGGGATGCCCAAGCCGTACGCCCACGCCTACTACCGCTATGAAGACGCCGGGCAGTGGAAGACGATCGACGTCACCCACCAGAACCCGTCCTGGATCTCCAGCGCCGGCGACATGATCTCGACGACCAAGGATCTCCAGACGTACTTTTCCGCGCTGCAGAGCGGAAAGCTGCTTCCGGCCCGGCTGATGGCCGAAATGCGCGAGACGCACCCCGGCAGCGAAAGCCTTTACGGCTTCTACGGTCTCGGGCAGTTCACGCAGGACTTGGGCCCGGGCTGCGGCGTCGTCCTCAACCACAACGGCGGCCTCAACGGCTACGGATCGCTGATGTACAGCTCGCCCGACGGCAGCAAGACGCTGACCGCGTCGATCACCTCGGGCGACTCCGCGAAGGATCCGCTGCCGTCGTTCCCGGGGGCGCTGGACAAGCTCGTCCGGACGGTGTTCTGCGGCAAGTGA
- a CDS encoding VOC family protein, whose amino-acid sequence MQFVSVRVITHDVARLAGFYEKATGLAARWRSEQFAELVGPSCILAIGSAETMRLFGAGAAVPESNRTAILEFRVEDVDREHERLAGLAEIVQEPTTMPWGNRSLLFRDPDGNLVNYFTPSAP is encoded by the coding sequence ATGCAGTTCGTTTCCGTCCGCGTGATCACCCATGACGTCGCCCGCCTCGCCGGGTTCTACGAAAAGGCGACCGGCCTCGCCGCGCGCTGGCGTTCCGAGCAGTTCGCCGAACTCGTCGGCCCGTCGTGCATCTTGGCGATCGGCAGCGCCGAGACGATGCGGCTGTTCGGCGCGGGAGCCGCGGTGCCCGAGTCGAACCGCACGGCGATCCTCGAGTTCCGCGTGGAGGACGTCGACCGGGAGCACGAGCGGCTGGCAGGCCTGGCCGAGATCGTGCAGGAGCCGACCACGATGCCGTGGGGGAACCGGTCGCTGCTGTTCCGCGACCCCGACGGCAACCTGGTCAACTACTTCACGCCGAGTGCCCCGTAG
- a CDS encoding ROK family transcriptional regulator — protein sequence MSVIRMPSASPSTARAINDRLALDLLHREGALTAAQLKTLTGLSRPTVADLVERLQDAGLIEIVGEAGAERRGPNAKLYGIVAERAYLAGLDVRTHGVAVSVADLLGRTRAEASLPFDLDVDTEVAVERAIALLEATTAEAGATELHTIAVGAPGLVDPATGGLRHAGGLPAWHGRLVDELRRRLGVPVLLENEVNLAAAAEQRLGAARDRDTFVLLWLGFGVGAAVVLDGSLRRGASGGAGEIGFLPMLGPGRLPTATDCDGGFHTLAGSAAICELARAHGIPASTGDNAEAAEAAVGYAIDANAEEFLEIVAERIAIGAAAVTAVLDPGCLVLGGEIGRAGGDALASRVSRRLSEISPLRTEVRAGTVGGGAVLEGAVLTAMGAAQDALFTPGG from the coding sequence GTGAGTGTCATCCGGATGCCGTCCGCCTCCCCGAGCACGGCACGTGCCATCAACGACCGCCTCGCTCTCGACCTCCTGCACCGCGAAGGCGCCCTGACGGCCGCCCAGCTCAAAACGTTGACCGGGCTTTCCCGGCCGACGGTCGCGGACCTCGTGGAACGCCTCCAGGACGCCGGGCTGATCGAGATCGTCGGCGAGGCGGGCGCGGAACGCCGCGGCCCGAACGCGAAGCTGTACGGCATCGTCGCCGAACGCGCCTACCTCGCCGGCCTCGACGTCCGCACCCACGGCGTGGCCGTTTCGGTCGCGGACCTGCTGGGCCGGACCCGAGCGGAGGCCTCGCTGCCGTTCGACCTGGACGTCGACACCGAGGTCGCCGTCGAGCGGGCGATCGCCCTGCTGGAGGCCACCACCGCCGAGGCGGGCGCGACCGAGCTGCACACGATCGCCGTCGGCGCTCCCGGTCTGGTCGACCCGGCGACCGGCGGCCTGCGGCACGCCGGCGGCTTGCCCGCGTGGCACGGGAGACTTGTCGACGAACTCCGGCGACGGCTCGGTGTCCCGGTGCTGCTGGAGAACGAGGTCAACCTCGCGGCCGCCGCCGAACAGCGGCTCGGCGCCGCCCGCGACCGGGACACGTTCGTGCTGCTGTGGCTGGGTTTCGGTGTCGGCGCGGCCGTCGTCCTCGACGGTTCACTGCGGCGGGGCGCGTCGGGCGGCGCGGGGGAGATCGGGTTCCTGCCGATGCTGGGCCCCGGAAGGCTGCCGACGGCGACCGACTGCGACGGCGGCTTCCATACCCTGGCGGGCAGCGCCGCGATCTGCGAACTCGCCCGCGCGCACGGCATCCCGGCTTCGACGGGCGACAACGCCGAAGCGGCCGAGGCGGCTGTCGGGTACGCGATCGACGCGAACGCCGAGGAGTTTCTGGAGATCGTCGCGGAGCGGATCGCGATCGGTGCCGCCGCGGTCACCGCGGTCCTGGATCCGGGCTGTCTCGTGCTGGGCGGGGAGATCGGACGGGCCGGCGGCGACGCGCTGGCGTCCAGGGTGAGCCGTCGGCTCTCGGAGATCTCGCCGCTGCGGACCGAGGTCCGTGCGGGCACCGTCGGCGGCGGCGCGGTGCTGGAAGGCGCGGTGCTGACCGCGATGGGCGCCGCCCAAGACGCGCTGTTCACCCCCGGGGGCTGA